The Fundidesulfovibrio magnetotacticus genome contains a region encoding:
- a CDS encoding GTP-binding protein — protein sequence MGKAKFERNKPHVNIGTIGHIDHGKTTLTAAITKLSH from the coding sequence ATGGGCAAGGCCAAATTCGAGCGCAACAAGCCGCACGTCAACATCGGCACCATCGGTCACATCGACCACGGCAAGACCACGCTGACCGCCGCCATCACGAAGCTTTCGCAC
- the rpsG gene encoding 30S ribosomal protein S7: MPRKGPVTKRQILPDPVYSSVLVKKFINRLMLDGKKSTAENVFYTAVEQLADKTQEEGLKAFEKALSNVKPHMEVKPRRVGGATYQVPMEVRPERQTTLAIRWLIGNARKRGEKGMVARLSGELLDAFNNRGGAVKKREDTHRMADANKAFAHYRW; the protein is encoded by the coding sequence ATGCCCCGCAAAGGTCCCGTCACCAAGCGGCAGATCCTGCCCGATCCGGTCTACAGCAGCGTGCTGGTGAAGAAATTCATCAACCGCCTCATGCTCGACGGCAAGAAGTCCACCGCCGAGAACGTCTTCTACACGGCGGTGGAACAGCTGGCCGATAAGACCCAGGAAGAAGGCTTGAAGGCCTTCGAGAAGGCCCTGTCCAACGTGAAGCCGCACATGGAAGTGAAGCCCCGCCGCGTCGGCGGCGCCACCTATCAGGTGCCCATGGAAGTGCGCCCCGAGCGCCAGACCACCCTGGCCATCCGCTGGCTGATCGGCAACGCCCGCAAGCGCGGCGAGAAGGGCATGGTGGCCAGGCTTTCCGGCGAGCTGCTGGATGCCTTCAACAACCGCGGCGGCGCTGTGAAGAAGCGCGAAGACACCCATCGCATGGCGGACGCCAACAAAGCCTTCGCCCACTACCGGTGGTAG
- the fusA gene encoding elongation factor G produces the protein MSKPVPIERQRNIGIMAHIDAGKTTTTERILFYTGVSHKIGEVHDGQATMDWMVQEQERGITITSAATTCFWRDHRINIIDTPGHVDFTIEVERSLRVLDGAVAVFDAVAGVEPQTETVWRQAERYRVPRMCFVNKMDRIGADFFRCVDMVKQRLGAKAVPLQIPIGREDEFKGIVDLITGKAFVFDDTTKGKEYNIVDVPAELQDQYDMLRLEMLEAIAEEDEALMEKYLGGEELSPEELRAGIRKAVINLSIVPVLCGSAFKNKGVQPLLDAVVDFLPSPVDIPPIVGMNPDNEEERIECPCDPNKPLAALAFKLMSDPFIGHLTFLRIYSGKIETGMFVLNAATGKKERVGRLLKMHANKREDIKVALAGDIVAAVGLKLTSTGETLCDEKGGVVLESLNIPEPVIEVAIEPKTKTDRDILSQALAKLAKEDPSFRVKTDEETNQTLIAGMGELHLEIIVDRLMREFNVNANVGAPQVAYRETITKNVKHENRYVKQTGGRGQYAHVVLEVGPKGDGGYEFENSIVGGVIPKEYIPAVDKGIQNALKSGVLAGFPVVDVQVKLVFGSFHEVDSSEQAFYICGSQAFKEACRQATPVLLEPIMNVEVVTPDEYLGDVMGDLNGRRGRVSNLESRVGSQVIKCHVPLSNMFGYATDLRSRTQGRATFTMQFDHYEQVPASLAEEIIKKK, from the coding sequence GTGTCCAAACCAGTACCCATCGAGCGCCAGCGCAATATCGGCATCATGGCCCATATTGACGCTGGGAAGACCACCACCACCGAGCGCATTCTTTTCTACACCGGCGTCTCGCACAAGATCGGCGAAGTCCACGACGGCCAGGCCACCATGGACTGGATGGTCCAGGAGCAGGAGCGCGGCATCACGATCACTTCCGCCGCCACCACCTGTTTCTGGCGCGATCACCGGATCAACATCATCGACACCCCGGGCCACGTGGACTTCACCATCGAGGTGGAACGCTCGCTTCGCGTGCTCGACGGGGCCGTGGCCGTCTTCGACGCCGTGGCCGGCGTCGAACCGCAGACCGAGACCGTCTGGCGCCAGGCGGAGCGCTACCGCGTTCCGCGCATGTGCTTCGTGAACAAGATGGACCGCATCGGGGCCGACTTCTTCCGCTGCGTGGACATGGTCAAGCAGCGCCTCGGCGCCAAGGCCGTGCCCCTGCAGATCCCCATCGGCCGCGAGGACGAGTTCAAGGGCATCGTCGACCTGATCACCGGCAAGGCCTTCGTGTTCGACGACACCACCAAGGGCAAGGAATACAACATCGTCGACGTGCCCGCCGAACTTCAGGATCAGTACGACATGCTGCGCCTGGAGATGCTCGAAGCCATCGCCGAGGAAGACGAAGCCCTCATGGAGAAGTACCTGGGCGGCGAAGAGCTCTCCCCGGAGGAACTTCGCGCCGGCATCCGCAAGGCCGTCATCAACCTCTCCATCGTGCCCGTGCTCTGCGGCTCCGCCTTCAAGAACAAGGGCGTGCAGCCCCTGCTTGACGCCGTGGTGGACTTCCTCCCCTCCCCCGTGGACATCCCCCCCATCGTGGGCATGAACCCGGACAACGAGGAAGAGCGCATCGAGTGCCCCTGCGACCCGAACAAGCCCCTGGCCGCGCTGGCCTTCAAGCTCATGAGCGATCCGTTCATCGGGCACCTCACCTTCCTGCGCATCTATTCGGGCAAGATCGAGACCGGCATGTTCGTGCTCAACGCCGCCACCGGCAAGAAGGAACGCGTCGGGCGCCTGCTGAAGATGCACGCCAACAAGCGTGAGGACATCAAGGTCGCGCTGGCGGGCGACATCGTGGCCGCCGTGGGCCTGAAGCTCACCTCCACCGGCGAGACCCTCTGCGACGAAAAGGGCGGCGTGGTTCTGGAGTCGCTCAACATTCCCGAGCCGGTCATCGAGGTGGCCATCGAGCCCAAGACCAAGACCGACCGCGACATCCTGTCGCAGGCCCTGGCCAAGCTCGCCAAGGAAGACCCCTCCTTCCGCGTGAAGACCGACGAGGAAACCAACCAGACTCTCATCGCCGGCATGGGCGAACTGCACCTGGAGATCATCGTGGACCGCCTCATGCGCGAGTTCAACGTGAACGCCAACGTCGGCGCTCCCCAGGTCGCCTATCGCGAGACCATCACCAAGAACGTCAAGCACGAGAACCGCTACGTCAAGCAGACTGGCGGCCGCGGCCAGTACGCCCACGTGGTGCTGGAAGTCGGCCCCAAGGGCGACGGCGGCTACGAGTTCGAGAACTCCATCGTGGGCGGCGTGATCCCCAAGGAATACATCCCCGCGGTGGACAAGGGCATCCAGAACGCCTTGAAGTCCGGCGTGCTGGCCGGGTTCCCCGTGGTGGACGTGCAGGTCAAGCTGGTCTTCGGCTCTTTCCACGAGGTGGACTCCTCCGAGCAGGCCTTCTACATCTGCGGTTCCCAGGCCTTCAAGGAAGCCTGCCGTCAGGCCACTCCCGTGCTGCTCGAGCCCATCATGAACGTCGAGGTGGTGACGCCCGACGAATACCTGGGCGACGTCATGGGCGACCTCAACGGCAGGCGCGGGCGCGTCTCCAACCTGGAGTCCCGCGTGGGTTCTCAGGTGATCAAGTGCCACGTGCCCTTGTCGAACATGTTCGGCTACGCCACGGACCTGCGCTCGCGCACCCAGGGCCGCGCCACGTTCACCATGCAGTTCGACCACTACGAGCAGGTTCCCGCGAGCCTGGCCGAAGAAATCATCAAGAAGAAATAA